CAGACGAGGGTAAGCTTCTTTACAAAATCGGCCAAGGAGGGGAGAAACTTATTGCAAATAATACAGAAGCTGCTTCTTTTGCTTCTCTACAAGATTCTGGCAATTTGGTCCTCTACAACGCGAAATCTGAGATCATTTGGGAGAGTTTTAAGTATCCTACAGATACCATTTTAGGAGGTCAGACTCTCTTTTCTGGGGCTCAACTGGTAAGTTCATCAGAAACCAGCCACCACACCGGACGGTTTCACCTCAAGATGCAGGAAGATGGGAACCTTGTTTTATACCCACTGAATACTGGGGACACATCAGGTGATGCTTACTGGCGTTCCGGCACTTTAGGGCATGAGTTCAAGTTTCATCTTTATCTAAATAGCTCCGGCCGCCTGCTAATTGTCAATGGTACCAGTTCAAAAATCATCAGCACACTATATGGTAACTCATTATCGGCAAACGACGATAACAGCACAATTTACCGTGCAACTCTAGACATTGATGGTGTTTTACGCCTGTATTCTCATAGATACGACGAGAGTGGTGAACTCAAAGCAACAACCGAGTGGGAAGCACTTAAAAGTCCTTGTGAAGTGAAAAGCTTTTGTGGGTTCAATAGTTATTGCACATATAATGACGACCAGCCAGTGTGTCTTTGTCTTCCTGGTTCTGATTTCATCGACCCCAATCACAGGAATCTTGGATGCACTAGAAATTATACAGAAGCAGCGTGTAAAGGTGGGAAACAAAATCCACTCCATTTTAACATCACCACCATGGAAAATATCAACTGGGGAGACATTCCTTATGTTCAACAATCCATGTCTATAGAAGAATGCAGAAATTCTTGTTTGGAAGACTGCAACTGCGGGGCAGCACTTTTCTCTGAAAACACTTGCAAGAAACAACGACTTCCACTGAGGTATGTTATTAGAAAAATTCAATCAGGAGATCTAGATCAAGTGAAGTCCACGGCTTTATTGAAGGTAGGCATTGGAGGCAATAATGGAATTGACTCTATCCCTTTAAAGCCAACCATTATTGTGACTAGAAGCGAAAAAGGACGACTGGCTGAAATACTTATGACTTGTGTTCTTGTCGTATTTTCATGCATTAGCCTTATAGTTTGTTGTTTATTCATATACAAAATCAGATCCATAAGATACAAAAGGCTAGTGGAACATGGGGAGGATGGCTTGACTGAGGAGCTTAAACTGCGATTGTTTTCATACGACGAGCTTAAAGCAGCAACAAATGGTTTCAGAGAAGAGCTGGGAAAGGGTTCATTTGGAGCAGTGTACAAAGGGACTTTATACAAACGGAAAAAGCTTGTAGCAGTGAAGAGGCTAGAGAAGTTAGTGGAAGAAGGTGAAAGGGAGTTCCAGGCAGAGATGCGAGCAATAGGAAGAACTCACCACAAGAACTTAGTTCGATTGTTGGGATACTGCGCTGTGGATTCAAAAAGACTTCTTGTTTATGAATATATGAGCAATGGCTCCCTTGCCAATCTAGTGTTCAACTCTTCAGGGAGGCTGAGTTGGAATCAGAGAATAAAAATTGCAATTGATGTTGCAAAAGGGATCCATTATCTACATGAAGAGTGTGAGACTCCCATCATTCATTGCGACATAAAACCACAGAACATATTGATGGATGAATTCTGGACTGCTAAGATTGCTGATTTTGGGTTGGCAAAATTGCTGATGCCAGATCAAACAAGAACCTTCACAGTTGTGAGAGGAACAAGGGGGTATTTAGCACCAGAATGGCATAAGAATACACCAATTTCAGTTAAGGCAGACATCTACAGTTATGGAATTGTGCTTTTGGAAATTGTTTGCTGCAGAAAGAATATGGAGCTTAACACATTGAAACCAGAAGAGATTGTTTTGTCCACATGGGTTTACAATTGTTTTGTTGCAGGAGAGTTGGAGAAGCTTGTAATTGGGGAAGAAGCTGACAAGAAGATCTTGGAGAAAATGGTGATGGTGGCAATGTGGTGTATTCAGGATGAACCAGCTCTTCGTCCTTCAATGAAGAGTGTGGTTTTGATGTTAGAAGGGATCACTGATGTATCAGTTCCTCCATGTCCAACTGCTCCCTCCATGGAATTCAACTCTTTGCTCTAAAATTGgtatatattttatgaaataatgATTAGGATGTGATACTATAAAttcaattatgaaaaataaatttggtagtttttaaattaaatacttgtatcaaatttatatatttattattttaattatatatacattacattaataaaaaaatatatatatacaatataAAAAAGTGAAACGagaagtaaattttttattataattaaatttaatggtgCATAAATTTATGCTTattacaattttaaatttaaatttttttaaaaatgttctatttttttttaataagcagaataaatttataaaaaaatattattttataaaataatattatacaacaataatataaaaatgtaattcAACTCTTTAGCCATGTTTACTGATGCAATAATAATATAGTAGCAAAGtgtttataaaagaaaaaacaaaaaaaatatataaatatactattatttaatattttaatataattaattttttatttaaatgtaataataaattatgataaaatttatcaattatagTTTTTGTAATTCatagattaaattaaataattatatcttaaaataagattaactttataattatccttatatatatcaaattatatttaatactttataaagaaattaaattatattcacaaatttaatgtaataatagataattaaatttgattaatttaaaattaataataatatataattttaaaaaattaataaaaagtatatcAAAAATTAATCATGATATACCCTGCAAAAGCATGGTGCAAAAAGTTAAtaaatcttaatatttaataaaatttaatatttaaattgaatataattaaaaagttaatagaaaaataagatGTACAAAATCTATGAAAAAGAAAGTATCTAATGTAGGTTGGCGATGAATTAACCAATGAGGtttgattttatgtttattaattattaaataaaatttaaacgcTATGAATATCTATATCTATacctataatattaaattttaaaataggttAGTGGGAGCACTGACAGACTTAGTCTGATGGtaagtgtatctgaataaatttaagaagtCTCAAATTCTTGTTTGAGTTTCCAAttcccattaaaaaaaaaagtcagtGGGAGATTGCTAAATTacactattaattttaaatatttatgatatgtggataaatatatttataatttttttatatgtttttaattttatttatatataaaataataattaatatatataataaatatgatttattattttttaatcattattaatatataaccttttaattttctactattctttaatataataaatataatttttattgtatttattgTCACTATTATATATGCTTTTTTGATGTCctacaattttttaatatattatattattaatattacaataaaaattttattatatttttttattttaataataaataaaatatttaaaatatatttataaaaattgagtaagcaatgtataaaaaatatttatacaattaaaaatatcatataaaaaattttatacaattaaaaaaaatcacttttTACTATAtagcaataattttataataaaaaaccatataaaattttttattatctcacagtattattgtttatttatttaataattttataaaattataattaatataatttaattacaaatacttcatagaataaatatatataatcaattaaaattattataaaaaatattaactgcaataaaaatataaaataattaaaaaattagtaaaattaattatataaaatattatcaaactaaaattttattaatttaaataactataaaaaaattaataaatataaataattaaaatatataaaaagtaaattgtgattcaaatattttaaatcaattcttataaatattaaacaattaagttattaaatttaaattactataatttatttattaataaccgtaataattttaatatatttatcttttcataaaaatataatatttattattcattCCATATAAAACATATAAGCGTAATTTCTATTTCATATGTTTTTTCACATATCTCTCTTCTCTATTTTTAAATAActcgtattttaaaattttttaattattattttcttaacatttaacataaaatatatAGTTATACTATTCTCGACAGCCACTCAACTTTCTTAACTAAATTGAAATCAATGATGAGTGTTGAACCTAAATGTTCTAATCcttattttgatgattaataaacaattgttatgctactaattatcttcaaaagtgtttatgttgagcttgtaggtcccttGCTAACAAGAACGAAATTGCTtcaatttcaaaagaaaaaaatgcatattttagaaacataccacaagaaagggatcataaagtaatttcttgtttatgtgttgtcaagttattcattgtgaatttcaattaattaggtgtgatggctcaaggtttctttcatttctaaaagttttttagatatggccaaatCTTTAAATACTTAACTTTCGGGgactaaaatgatattttttaaaagaagtgattttgaaattattctttatcaaaatcaaagatctaaaaatatgggttacaaaaattcaaacggattgaaaaatggatttttatagcctaagttatgatttttcaaagaatttaatgaaatatttttttgccCCCTAAAgccaactttcggcttccgaaagtcagggacagagacgaaagtcccacatgttcggccgccgaacattgactttcggccgccgaaagtgtgttttcagCCTGCCCCCTAAAGTGCATCCTTCGACTTCTGAAAGTGAGGagcagagacgaaagtcctgtatgttcggccgccgaacattggctttcggccgccgaaggtggtttgccccctaagctaaatgtttggcttccgaaagtgaaggatagaggcaaaagtcacctatgttcggccgccgaacattaccttcggccgccgaaagtgtgcttttaagctagcctccgaagcctaaagttcggcttccgaaagagagggacagagacgaaagtcccacatgttcggccgccgaacttgagctttaggccgccgaaagttcttttttaaagagggaaaaattactttttagtccctgaggtatagcgtaattaacatattcgtccctctatttttagaacccaacgctttcgtccctgaggtttaattccATCAAAATTAGAGGTCTCTCCGTCAAAAATACCGTTAGTGATAGGAAAAATGACCGAATTACCCTTTCTAGAACTCAATactttagtccctgaaatttaattcctacaaatttataggtcactctctcaaagaattgaaggaaaaaatacatttttgtctctaagatattacataattaacatatttgtccctttatttttttgaattcaatattttagtccctaaagtttaatttcgtcaaaattcaaggaagaaaatctcaaattcaatttccataaacaaataaaaattttaataaatttaagattcaaattcagcaaaaataataaaaatcaaaatatataaaatttaaattattaaaaataaaaagttaaaactcaatataaatattttttgtgatgCTATTCGTCATCGATCACTGCTCgccattttaaaaattcattaaaatgtctctgatattttaaaaaatttactagttagtctttccgttaattttagtcgttaaatattataaaaaaatctaaaattcccATGATATGGagtgactaattagtaaattttttaataatttgagggactaattaattttttttctaaactatagggactaaatagtaaaatatttagtgataaaattaatagatgaactaactagtagactttttaaaatgttagggacattttaatatattttacaaaattgaGGGACTAAGTAGCGAGTTTTTCTATACtataggtgtaacgacccgggaatCCGACccattaccggcgctaggatccagatcggcttaaggccgccgggacccgtagcaagcctacatacctcctgtaaacctgtggaatcccatacataacaacatatacatgatctgtaaaaatttttcttttctcttatccaagcaaaacctgtgcatgcacaaaatcatacataaaccccacactggagtcctcatcaaatactccaatggggtatcatcatcatacatatcagcttggataatcatggtcattaacatcattactcattaaacactctgtacataatggggattcacacacctctaggtcaagcactactataatcctcaatacatcatcaaatcattcattacattacatggtcatatatactcattacatcatgttcatgtccactactatctattacaacatacatgacttaacttcactctagccgacttcctgatctatcctgtacctgcaactctggggataaagggagtggggtgagctactagagcccagtgagcagaataataaaacatcaatttaaatcatgctttcatgtatgcgccataacacaaacatttcacaacaaggatgaacttgtcaccatttagcccctatctttcttacttatacatgccgggggcgtagagccgtagcaggcacacccggacttccataatctgtcatagtgccaggggcgtagagccgtagcaggcacacctggactcacataggctatcatgacatacaagggctaatggatcattcaacattcatccacatcaacaacaaagtatgcaatgcaacatattcgtgaattctaatgcaaacaacctaatatatctcatggcattcatgatgcgtgaatcatgctaaaacatttcattaatttgctttaaaacttaaagtttattccactcacctctggctagctctgaagagactctgaagcagctggctcactgctgggggtctcggttcctcgggtccgaacctacacaggtggactcaaatgagggaccaaacatacctgaatatgactctaaaatactccccaaaaacccccctaaaacatcctgaaaacatcacatgaaaacatgcaagaaatggctgaacagggcactttcggcggcaggttcggcggccgaaagtccctctgcagccgaaagtcatgcaggttcggcggcactttcggcggccggacctcccagacagagacgaaacttgagtttcgggggcaggcttcggcagccgaaactgcctcgacaagggggttcggcggccgaaagtcacttcggcggccgaaagtcacttcggcggccgaacctgagtttctgccgaagggcagaaacttggctcccttgtgtccacagcctccaaaacgcctcaaaacatgcataaacttgtttctacacatgcacacacatcatacattacacctaggggtctcaaactacaatataccccaactacaacacttcaaacaacacatttccaacatacattgttcaaatcacaacataaacccataaacctagcaacaagcctaaacatgcattctaccccatcaacttgcataaaactttcataaaacataaaagaagcatagatcgaagcttacctcttgaagatcgagaggaagaacgaccctagctcgaaaaatggagggatttagctccaagacttccaagctccaaaacttgtttcaaaagcttaaatcttcaaaaccaagggaaaacaagtgaaaatcttgaaagatttagaggaagaacatcaaaaatgggtgagggacggcggaaagctcaccttggccgaaaatggggaaaagctcgcccgttttcggctaagggacccttttatagtggctggccagaccacgttcgggggccgaatgtgcctccgcatgcatgccatgttcggcggccgaacctggacttccctcactcatgctttcgggcgcctaaagtccctccgaaagcatgcatgttcggcggccgatctttggagttcggcggccgaacctgggttttcctccaaggatttttcatgcaaaaactcatttaatttcttacttaaaaacatgaaatacatgaaaacatttcataaaatcatagttttacccttctagaggtttccgacatccgaggtcccaccggacggtagggattccgataccggagtctagccgggtattacattctcccccccttaagaacattcgtccccgaatgttcctcaactaacatacaaagcatggcatcaatcataacatacaatatatcatacatgcaacacatagaacatctaacactcacctcaaaacagatgggggtattgctggagtatggactcccgtgtctcccaggtgcattcctctaagttgtggtggttccaaaggacctttaccattgggatttccttgttcctcgactttctgatctgagtgtctaggatccgcactggctgttctacataggtgagatcctcttggatctctacatcaggctcactaagaaccttgctcggatctgacacgtacttccgtaacagagaaacatggaaaactggatggattctctccatcgaagcaggcaagtctagcttgtacgacacattaccgaccctctgaagcacctcgaagggaccgatgtaccgtggagctaacttacccttcttcccgcaccgaaccactcccttcataggagacaccttgagcaaaaccaaatccccctcctgaaactctagctgtcttctgcggatatctgcataactcttctgccgactagcagcagtcttgatcctctctctgattatgggtaccaccctgctggtaagctctactaactccggacccgcaagagtcctctctcctacttcctcccagcagataggtgatctgcacttcctcccatacaaagcttcatatggagccatccctatgctagcatgatagctgttattgtaggcaaactccaccaaaggtagatgctgcctccaagaaccgccaaaatctagcacacacattctgagcatatcctctattgtctggatggtcctctctgactgtccgtctgtctgtgggtggaaggcagtactgaagtctaatctggtacccatagcgttctgcagactccgccagaacctggaggtgaactggggccctctatctgacactatagataccgggaccccatgcagtctgacaatctcatctacgtacacctgcgccaacttgtccacagagtaaccactcctgacagggatgaagtgagcagatttggtgagtctgtccacaatcacccatatggagtccaatctgttggacgtcgccggtaaccccactacgaagtccatagctatattctcccatttccactctggaatcggtagtggattcaacattccagccggcttctgatgctctagtttcaccctctgacacacatcgcaggctgacacgaacagtgccacatccttcttcatagctggccaccaatacactctcttcagatcctgatacatcttggtggctccagggtgaacactatacctggtattatgggcttcccccataatatctcccttcagaccaatgtcatctggcacacataatctgttcccgtagcggaggatccccttatcatcaaatctgaactcactgtccttgcctgactgaacagtcctggcaatcttcactaactctgggtcctcatgctgtttctgagccacttgctccagaaacacgggtgtcactctcatctgagccactaaggcacctgtgccagacaactccaactgtaatccctcactcataagtctgtggaactccttcaccaccggcctcctctctgctgaaatgtgggatagactgccgagtgatttccggcttagggcgtctgccacaacattcgccttacccggatggtactgaatcttgcaatcatagtcactcaacagctctacccatctcctctgcctcaagttcagttctctctgactcaggatgtactgcaggctcttatgatctgtgaagatctcacactttaccccataaaggtaatgcctccacatcttgagtgcaaagatca
This genomic interval from Manihot esculenta cultivar AM560-2 chromosome 12, M.esculenta_v8, whole genome shotgun sequence contains the following:
- the LOC122721379 gene encoding G-type lectin S-receptor-like serine/threonine-protein kinase LECRK2 isoform X2, with product MLPIFQKLKSYVLMASMFIILLFFYVLCAVEGAEQEIPGKINLGSSLFPTSQPTSWFSPSGRFAFGFYQQDSGFAVGIWLVGKSNRTVVWTANRNDPPVSASSTISLTDEGKLLYKIGQGGEKLIANNTEAASFASLQDSGNLVLYNAKSEIIWESFKYPTDTILGGQTLFSGAQLVSSSETSHHTGRFHLKMQEDGNLVLYPLNTGDTSGDAYWRSGTLGHEFKFHLYLNSSGRLLIVNGTSSKIISTLYGNSLSANDDNSTIYRATLDIDGVLRLYSHRYDESGELKATTEWEALKSPCEVKSFCGFNSYCTYNDDQPVCLCLPGSDFIDPNHRNLGCTRNYTEAACKGGKQNPLHFNITTMENINWGDIPYVQQSMSIEECRNSCLEDCNCGAALFSENTCKKQRLPLRSIRYKRLVEHGEDGLTEELKLRLFSYDELKAATNGFREELGKGSFGAVYKGTLYKRKKLVAVKRLEKLVEEGEREFQAEMRAIGRTHHKNLVRLLGYCAVDSKRLLVYEYMSNGSLANLVFNSSGRLSWNQRIKIAIDVAKGIHYLHEECETPIIHCDIKPQNILMDEFWTAKIADFGLAKLLMPDQTRTFTVVRGTRGYLAPEWHKNTPISVKADIYSYGIVLLEIVCCRKNMELNTLKPEEIVLSTWVYNCFVAGELEKLVIGEEADKKILEKMVMVAMWCIQDEPALRPSMKSVVLMLEGITDVSVPPCPTAPSM
- the LOC122721379 gene encoding G-type lectin S-receptor-like serine/threonine-protein kinase LECRK2 isoform X1, encoding MLPIFQKLKSYVLMASMFIILLFFYVLCAVEGAEQEIPGKINLGSSLFPTSQPTSWFSPSGRFAFGFYQQDSGFAVGIWLVGKSNRTVVWTANRNDPPVSASSTISLTDEGKLLYKIGQGGEKLIANNTEAASFASLQDSGNLVLYNAKSEIIWESFKYPTDTILGGQTLFSGAQLVSSSETSHHTGRFHLKMQEDGNLVLYPLNTGDTSGDAYWRSGTLGHEFKFHLYLNSSGRLLIVNGTSSKIISTLYGNSLSANDDNSTIYRATLDIDGVLRLYSHRYDESGELKATTEWEALKSPCEVKSFCGFNSYCTYNDDQPVCLCLPGSDFIDPNHRNLGCTRNYTEAACKGGKQNPLHFNITTMENINWGDIPYVQQSMSIEECRNSCLEDCNCGAALFSENTCKKQRLPLRYVIRKIQSGDLDQVKSTALLKVGIGGNNGIDSIPLKPTIIVTRSEKGRLAEILMTCVLVVFSCISLIVCCLFIYKIRSIRYKRLVEHGEDGLTEELKLRLFSYDELKAATNGFREELGKGSFGAVYKGTLYKRKKLVAVKRLEKLVEEGEREFQAEMRAIGRTHHKNLVRLLGYCAVDSKRLLVYEYMSNGSLANLVFNSSGRLSWNQRIKIAIDVAKGIHYLHEECETPIIHCDIKPQNILMDEFWTAKIADFGLAKLLMPDQTRTFTVVRGTRGYLAPEWHKNTPISVKADIYSYGIVLLEIVCCRKNMELNTLKPEEIVLSTWVYNCFVAGELEKLVIGEEADKKILEKMVMVAMWCIQDEPALRPSMKSVVLMLEGITDVSVPPCPTAPSM